Proteins found in one Bremerella volcania genomic segment:
- a CDS encoding vWA domain-containing protein, whose protein sequence is MLFVYPALAWAFALVSLPVLIHLINMMRHRRVKWAAMDFLLQSHKRMKHWVMLRQLLLLLTRMAAIALIVAMLAGLITTQSWSNMIGDRVTHHLIMLDDTFSMRERLGGDTAFESAVKTTNRIIENLANQDRPQRISVVLYSDILRGDADAKAPNLEARMRVDMDSTSITKLQELLANTSPTEQTIPLAEVLQRGSEIVTEFDQSEVAQVYIVSDFREKDWGSEATLRDPISRIEQRSIELNWINCARLPQDNLAITDVSIGSGTVVAGIPTIVKVSVRNFGQQTAVDVPVNIELFGSSSGMTDISQAGNALERLYDQLPITFDEIPPGDQVTRQTQIIFPAEGSHVLSFRLPEDPLPLDNLRFATTKVESTIPVLIVDGDPKLTNAFYLQSVFNPGPNVSTGISPTTTSSSFLTTAELKDLAKFETVFIIDPPMLDERIMTTLEQYVESGGGIVWYCGPGANELGLAELAKANLLPTSLQAPAELSQNTPDGPPDFDPGDNPVFKVFAGEKNPFLRRLVVSSYFPVVPEFEANKPENVRVLGSLRNGDPLVLEQSLGRGKIVTFLTSLGPQWNSWATNPSFIVAILELRNYASSAKSSESTFPVGSPISVIAPTSDYRTDVQFYSPGATRLPTDRSERLQMQPVAGTLDGSADLAGVDPVTGRFLTGQSGVYEAWLTKIDGSNEVRRYSLAPEITESDLLSMNETNLRQLYPSVTFNYFAADAWQYDNAAQQGTNWQTILLVLVIGALLLEQILAFYASYHPVAPGASAA, encoded by the coding sequence ATGCTTTTCGTCTATCCAGCCCTGGCTTGGGCGTTTGCCCTTGTTTCGCTTCCCGTGTTGATCCACCTGATCAACATGATGCGGCACCGGCGCGTCAAGTGGGCGGCTATGGACTTCCTGCTCCAAAGCCACAAGCGGATGAAGCACTGGGTCATGCTCCGCCAGCTGTTGCTGCTGCTCACGCGAATGGCCGCCATTGCCTTGATCGTCGCGATGCTGGCCGGCTTGATTACCACGCAAAGCTGGTCGAACATGATCGGCGACCGGGTGACCCATCACTTGATCATGCTGGACGATACCTTCTCGATGCGAGAACGCCTGGGGGGGGACACGGCCTTCGAGTCGGCCGTGAAGACGACCAACCGCATTATCGAGAACCTGGCCAACCAGGACCGCCCGCAGCGGATTTCCGTCGTGCTCTACTCGGACATCCTGCGTGGCGATGCCGATGCGAAGGCACCTAACCTGGAGGCCCGAATGCGGGTCGACATGGATTCGACCAGCATCACCAAGCTGCAAGAACTGCTGGCCAATACCTCACCAACCGAGCAAACCATTCCGCTGGCCGAGGTGCTGCAGCGCGGCAGCGAAATCGTGACCGAGTTCGACCAATCGGAAGTCGCCCAGGTCTACATCGTTTCTGACTTCCGCGAGAAAGACTGGGGATCGGAAGCAACCCTGCGGGATCCGATTTCCCGGATCGAGCAGCGTTCGATCGAGCTTAACTGGATCAACTGCGCCCGGCTTCCTCAAGACAACCTGGCTATCACCGACGTTTCGATTGGCAGCGGCACCGTGGTCGCCGGCATTCCCACGATCGTGAAGGTCTCCGTCCGCAATTTCGGCCAGCAAACAGCCGTCGACGTACCGGTCAACATCGAACTGTTCGGCTCTAGCTCCGGCATGACCGACATTTCACAGGCCGGCAACGCCCTCGAGCGTCTGTACGATCAGTTGCCGATCACCTTCGACGAAATCCCGCCTGGCGATCAGGTCACGCGACAAACGCAAATCATCTTTCCTGCCGAAGGTTCCCACGTCCTCTCCTTCCGCCTGCCGGAAGACCCACTTCCGCTGGATAACCTTCGCTTTGCGACCACCAAAGTGGAGTCGACGATCCCCGTGCTGATCGTCGATGGCGATCCCAAGTTGACCAATGCGTTTTACCTGCAATCGGTCTTCAATCCCGGCCCGAACGTCTCGACCGGCATCAGCCCCACCACGACCAGCAGCAGCTTCCTGACCACGGCCGAACTCAAAGACCTGGCGAAGTTTGAAACGGTGTTCATCATCGACCCGCCGATGCTGGATGAACGAATCATGACGACGCTCGAGCAGTATGTCGAGTCTGGCGGAGGGATCGTCTGGTATTGCGGCCCTGGCGCCAACGAACTCGGTCTCGCCGAACTGGCCAAGGCCAATCTCTTGCCGACCAGCCTTCAGGCACCGGCTGAACTTTCGCAGAATACGCCGGATGGCCCACCTGATTTCGATCCGGGTGACAACCCCGTCTTCAAAGTCTTCGCAGGCGAAAAGAACCCGTTTTTGCGTCGACTGGTGGTCAGTAGCTATTTCCCAGTCGTCCCGGAATTTGAAGCCAACAAACCTGAGAACGTCCGCGTGCTGGGCAGCCTCCGCAACGGCGACCCGCTGGTGTTGGAACAAAGCCTCGGCCGAGGCAAGATCGTCACTTTCCTCACCTCACTTGGTCCGCAGTGGAACAGCTGGGCCACGAACCCGAGCTTCATCGTGGCGATCCTCGAGCTACGCAACTACGCCAGTAGCGCGAAGAGCAGCGAGTCGACGTTCCCCGTTGGCTCGCCGATCTCGGTGATTGCCCCCACATCCGACTATCGCACTGACGTACAATTCTACAGCCCTGGCGCGACGCGGCTTCCGACCGATCGCAGCGAACGTCTGCAGATGCAGCCCGTCGCCGGCACCTTGGATGGCAGCGCGGATCTCGCCGGGGTCGATCCGGTCACGGGCCGTTTCCTGACGGGCCAGTCCGGCGTGTACGAAGCCTGGCTGACCAAGATCGACGGCTCGAACGAAGTCCGACGCTACTCGTTGGCTCCCGAGATCACCGAGAGCGATCTGTTGAGCATGAACGAGACGAATCTTCGTCAGTTGTATCCCTCGGTGACATTCAACTACTTCGCCGCCGATGCCTGGCAATACGATAACGCCGCTCAACAAGGCACCAACTGGCAGACCATTTTGCTGGTGCTGGTGATCGGGGCATTGCTTTTGGAACAAATCCTGGCCTTTTACGCGAGCTACCACCCGGTAGCTCCAGGAGCATCCGCCGCGTGA
- a CDS encoding DUF58 domain-containing protein has protein sequence MPDSKKYLHPETLGRISKLELRARHVVEGFLSGTHRSPYFGQSIEFLQHREYATGDDLRHIDWKVLGKHDKYFIKQYEEYTNLRSMLMVDASASMSYGDGPLNKYDYACTIAASLAYLILKQQDAVGCAVFDDAIRYRVPVLSKRTHLNTVVEALANQSPRDKTDMHTICKQFAEGYTSRGLVIVISDFFGDVAATAKGLRILRQRGHDVMVFHVMDDDELDFPFSGSTRFEGLELPEHLTCNPRALREGYLEAVNEFTASIRRECTKNTIDYALVRTRDSLATVLTTYLSNRLGMHHRN, from the coding sequence ATGCCCGATTCCAAAAAATATTTGCATCCTGAGACGCTCGGGCGGATTTCCAAACTGGAACTCAGAGCCCGGCACGTCGTGGAAGGATTTCTCTCCGGTACTCATCGCAGCCCCTACTTCGGGCAGTCGATCGAGTTTCTTCAGCATCGCGAGTATGCGACCGGGGACGATCTGCGCCATATCGACTGGAAAGTCCTCGGCAAGCACGACAAGTACTTCATCAAGCAGTACGAAGAGTACACCAACCTGCGCAGCATGCTGATGGTCGACGCCTCGGCCAGCATGAGCTACGGCGACGGCCCGCTGAACAAGTACGACTACGCGTGCACCATCGCGGCTTCGCTGGCGTACTTGATTCTGAAACAACAAGATGCAGTGGGCTGCGCCGTGTTTGACGATGCCATTCGGTATCGCGTGCCGGTGCTCAGCAAACGGACCCATCTGAACACGGTCGTCGAAGCGCTTGCCAACCAGTCGCCGCGCGACAAGACCGACATGCACACCATTTGCAAGCAGTTTGCCGAAGGGTATACCAGCCGCGGTTTGGTGATCGTCATTTCCGACTTTTTCGGGGACGTCGCCGCCACGGCCAAGGGACTTCGCATTTTACGTCAACGCGGACACGACGTGATGGTGTTCCACGTGATGGACGACGACGAGCTAGACTTTCCCTTCAGCGGCTCAACCCGATTCGAAGGACTGGAACTCCCCGAACATTTGACCTGTAACCCGCGCGCACTTCGCGAAGGGTACCTGGAAGCGGTCAACGAGTTTACCGCGTCCATTCGTAGAGAATGCACCAAAAACACGATCGACTATGCCCTGGTTCGTACGCGGGATTCCCTGGCGACCGTCCTGACCACGTACCTTTCCAATCGACTGGGAATGCACCATCGAAACTAG
- a CDS encoding AAA family ATPase, translating to MSESEFAASAIEKISVARARILDQLGQVIVGQSDVIEELLICLMSRGHCLLEGAPGLAKTLMISTLSKVLELSFSRIQFTPDLMPADITGTEIIEENKSTGSREFRFLQGPLFSHVILADEINRTPPKTQAALLEAMQERTVTVGRVRHELADPFFVLATQNPIEQEGTYPLPEAQQDRFMFKVFVKYPSFDDEFEIARRTTAKQTVKLEPVLTAEELIELQSLVRDVPASDHVIRYAITLVRQTRVGEPGIPDFVTEMLSWGAGPRSVQFLILGGKARALLHGRTHVTTEDIQALAKPVLRHRIVLNYGAESEGVSADDVIDRILQETPAKEDQLTSDARFQKIFAS from the coding sequence ATGTCTGAATCAGAGTTCGCCGCATCGGCGATCGAGAAAATATCTGTCGCGCGAGCGCGAATCCTTGATCAGCTTGGCCAAGTCATCGTCGGCCAGTCCGACGTTATCGAAGAGTTGCTCATCTGTTTGATGAGTCGAGGCCACTGCCTCCTGGAAGGGGCCCCGGGGCTGGCCAAGACCCTCATGATCAGCACGTTGTCGAAGGTGCTGGAGTTGAGCTTCAGCCGCATCCAGTTCACGCCCGACCTGATGCCGGCCGACATCACCGGCACGGAAATCATCGAAGAGAACAAATCGACCGGTTCTCGCGAGTTCCGCTTTTTGCAGGGTCCGCTCTTTTCGCACGTGATTCTGGCCGACGAAATCAACCGTACCCCGCCCAAGACTCAAGCCGCACTGCTGGAAGCGATGCAGGAACGCACCGTGACCGTGGGCCGCGTGCGTCACGAACTGGCCGATCCATTCTTCGTGCTGGCCACGCAAAACCCGATTGAACAGGAAGGGACCTACCCGCTACCCGAAGCGCAGCAGGACCGCTTCATGTTCAAGGTCTTTGTGAAGTACCCCAGCTTCGACGACGAATTTGAAATCGCTCGCCGCACCACCGCCAAGCAGACCGTTAAGCTCGAACCGGTTCTGACCGCGGAAGAACTGATCGAACTGCAAAGCCTGGTTCGCGACGTTCCTGCTTCCGATCACGTCATTCGCTACGCGATCACGCTGGTACGCCAGACACGCGTCGGCGAGCCTGGCATTCCTGACTTCGTGACCGAGATGCTCTCTTGGGGTGCCGGTCCGCGTAGTGTTCAGTTTCTTATTCTCGGTGGTAAAGCTCGGGCTCTGCTGCATGGCCGCACGCACGTCACGACCGAAGACATCCAGGCACTTGCCAAGCCTGTGTTGCGGCACCGCATTGTGCTGAACTACGGTGCGGAGAGTGAAGGAGTATCGGCCGACGACGTGATCGATCGGATTCTGCAGGAAACGCCCGCCAAAGAGGATCAGCTAACCAGCGATGCCCGATTCCAAAAAATATTTGCATCCTGA
- a CDS encoding outer membrane protein assembly factor BamB family protein, with product MIWNSNPLLAGGANRLQVFHKFPVIALMIAGCLIPCVAAAQDEQSDLESSFFLPIPREARLRLDRIEEASNDQRWTDAAQDLIALLAGENAEDFLVPLDDGKETTSNSVKSTTLQLVQKLPPSVLDAYQLLVGTEPDALLQQALIENDQRKLSEVARRFLFTEAGEKAAIILARKSMDARQWEGALLDLRRLDYKPQQSRKYQSETDLMRAICLAEVGRQDEAKAIILRLKDDKALDRLLPSLKIVGSTPPEKILAQLAQAEANNEHPPYAWKMFQGSETRTAPSRGSEPLQEVQWNARMAQSRQQQDDIRGSMQRFQDNRVPVFPAIHPVIVSNQVIFRTPSGLLATDIKSGKVLWKFPWDNLDLDLSDQESDLLSNIFPALGREFERAIWADARSGHLSSDGKRLFYVHDERPPGDDLGALLASGGLRSTGGLFAGQENHLYCFDIAREGAILWQLGGATSDEDQAKNQLSEARFLGPPLPIGKDLFVLAGIIDEIRLLCIDADSGHINWSQQLARQTSASPTELLESYLQAATPSHKGGILVCPTNSGSIVAVDLSNQALLWGFQYKEPDRNRPGRRVSSRDQGGDFMALADRWNDGTPLLHQGKVLVTPTDSDFLYCLDLLTGEKLWERPRRDNVALATVEGNLALVIGKTSVTGVNIENGEPAWKPEETELPEQSLPSGYGFRLDGKYYLPTTKNEIIPIHLADGKLETPIDAVGELGNLVCYKDYVISVSPEFVTAYKQIDALRREVTDRLAKDANDAEALRMLGKLQKHDGDLSGALASLQRSMDIEANDETRTQLVATGLAALGQDFSKFRDVVEEMERLVNSLDEKMALARLTARGLHAEGKHDEALKRYFAFLDLTDEYLSSQVVPTEMLIHDFDPDVEVSADRWARGKISQLHDAMTAEEQAQADKAVQERLDRIVAAENADGKELARFVNRFPRFPAARQARVELANILLDKGLILQGESVLRGLMSEDVPPEEMGPLVFKLATGLKKSGLENESAQWFQEISSNYSNVAVDGKRTGRQVAALEQWNPVAAAIVREKSIWPYSAATAEVEQHPSQGFSRVDYPIRLKEANKIAPTDYSLLLDSDANLVIVRDSFGSPIVRIPFTTQSGRKLYQPQIGALHAQQFGHLLIMSLGSELQAFNMMPNLPSEDSSRLIWSTDLQNGVAGSNRRTREFDVYTKKSNPFAEMQRTARDVTTHKPIGQFAGNHELICYQIGSRIICRDPISGGIYWERDGADLGCELVVTEKHVIAIPEDEDHERGELGATVKALVLSADNGELLNTVELPSSDRIWTVREGVVVSWHTKEMDQSPSLSGYDAATGKLLWTKSYEATSVTKGVLLRRKPWLATLDKFGQLQIVNIPDGKIVHQKTLPRDGEAIQLKVVESDDQFLLAVYRDINPRPHFRSIPYDNSETLLRGEIYAINTDSGEMVWESPALVHDNYLLEDFQSSGLPVIALVARLHRPDARTPQMNSALEVLLLDKRDGRLLFRREFSELSVTFSLSGDPSDKSIQLQLAALEVKLKFDPDQPPVPAPPAATEIDFSYPPSSAKASP from the coding sequence ATGATTTGGAACTCAAATCCTCTTCTGGCTGGTGGTGCAAACCGCCTCCAAGTCTTCCATAAATTCCCGGTTATCGCTCTGATGATCGCCGGTTGCCTGATTCCCTGCGTTGCCGCCGCCCAAGACGAACAGTCCGACCTGGAGTCCTCGTTCTTCCTGCCGATTCCAAGAGAAGCCCGTTTACGGCTCGATCGCATCGAAGAGGCCTCGAATGACCAGCGCTGGACCGATGCGGCCCAAGACCTGATCGCACTGCTGGCTGGTGAAAATGCCGAGGACTTCCTCGTCCCGCTGGATGACGGGAAAGAGACCACCTCCAACAGCGTGAAGTCGACTACCTTACAACTCGTCCAAAAACTTCCTCCGAGCGTTCTCGATGCGTATCAGTTGTTGGTCGGTACCGAGCCGGACGCACTGCTTCAGCAGGCTCTGATCGAGAACGACCAGCGGAAACTGTCAGAAGTCGCGCGGCGATTTCTTTTCACGGAAGCCGGCGAGAAGGCCGCCATTATTCTCGCTCGCAAATCGATGGATGCTCGTCAATGGGAGGGAGCGCTCTTGGATTTGCGGCGTCTCGACTACAAACCGCAGCAATCGCGCAAGTACCAGAGCGAAACGGACCTGATGCGGGCAATCTGCCTGGCGGAAGTCGGCCGACAGGATGAAGCGAAGGCGATCATCCTTCGACTGAAAGATGACAAGGCACTCGATCGATTGCTTCCCAGCCTGAAAATCGTCGGCAGCACTCCTCCCGAGAAGATCCTCGCACAACTCGCCCAGGCTGAAGCGAACAACGAGCACCCACCGTATGCCTGGAAGATGTTCCAGGGGTCCGAAACGCGGACGGCTCCTTCGCGCGGCAGCGAACCGCTGCAAGAGGTGCAGTGGAATGCCCGCATGGCACAGAGCCGGCAGCAACAAGACGACATTCGCGGTTCGATGCAGCGTTTCCAGGACAATCGCGTCCCTGTGTTTCCTGCGATTCACCCGGTGATTGTCTCGAATCAGGTCATCTTCCGTACACCATCTGGCTTGCTGGCGACCGACATCAAGAGCGGCAAGGTGCTCTGGAAGTTCCCGTGGGATAATCTCGACCTCGATCTTTCCGACCAAGAGTCCGATCTGCTGAGCAACATCTTTCCAGCATTGGGACGCGAATTTGAACGGGCTATCTGGGCCGACGCTCGCTCGGGGCATTTGTCTTCCGACGGAAAACGTTTGTTCTACGTACATGACGAGCGGCCGCCAGGCGATGACCTGGGAGCGCTTCTGGCCAGTGGTGGACTCCGCAGCACTGGCGGTCTGTTTGCCGGTCAAGAGAATCACTTGTACTGCTTCGATATCGCTCGCGAAGGTGCCATCCTCTGGCAACTCGGGGGTGCGACATCCGACGAAGATCAAGCCAAGAACCAGCTTTCCGAAGCTCGCTTCCTCGGTCCGCCGCTCCCCATCGGCAAAGACCTGTTCGTGCTGGCCGGCATCATCGACGAGATTCGCCTGCTTTGCATCGATGCTGATTCAGGCCACATCAATTGGTCGCAGCAACTGGCCCGCCAAACGAGTGCCAGTCCGACTGAACTACTCGAGTCGTACCTGCAGGCCGCCACTCCTTCGCACAAGGGTGGCATCCTGGTTTGTCCGACCAACTCTGGCTCCATCGTCGCGGTCGACCTTTCCAACCAGGCGCTTTTGTGGGGTTTTCAATACAAAGAGCCTGACCGTAATCGACCTGGTCGGCGTGTTTCCAGCCGCGACCAAGGCGGGGACTTCATGGCGCTGGCCGATCGCTGGAACGACGGTACGCCTCTATTACATCAAGGGAAAGTCCTTGTCACTCCGACCGATTCCGATTTCCTTTATTGCTTGGATCTTTTGACCGGCGAGAAGCTTTGGGAACGTCCGAGACGCGATAATGTGGCGCTCGCAACCGTCGAAGGAAACCTGGCCCTGGTGATCGGCAAGACTTCCGTCACCGGCGTGAATATCGAGAACGGCGAACCAGCCTGGAAACCAGAAGAAACCGAATTGCCTGAGCAGTCTTTGCCCAGCGGCTATGGCTTCCGGCTTGACGGCAAGTACTATCTGCCGACCACCAAGAACGAGATCATTCCGATTCACCTGGCTGACGGAAAGCTAGAGACTCCGATCGATGCGGTTGGCGAACTGGGGAACCTCGTTTGTTACAAAGATTACGTCATCTCGGTTAGCCCGGAATTCGTCACGGCTTACAAGCAAATCGATGCCCTTCGTCGTGAAGTCACTGATCGTCTTGCCAAGGATGCCAACGACGCCGAGGCACTGCGGATGCTTGGGAAACTACAAAAACACGATGGAGACCTATCCGGAGCACTTGCGTCGCTGCAGCGTTCGATGGATATCGAAGCCAACGACGAGACACGCACCCAGTTAGTCGCCACAGGCCTCGCGGCACTGGGGCAAGATTTTTCGAAGTTCCGCGACGTGGTCGAGGAAATGGAGCGACTGGTGAACTCGCTCGACGAGAAAATGGCCTTGGCACGTCTAACTGCCAGAGGACTGCATGCCGAAGGAAAGCACGACGAAGCGCTTAAACGCTACTTCGCTTTTCTGGATCTGACCGACGAGTATTTGTCATCGCAGGTCGTTCCTACTGAAATGTTGATTCACGATTTCGATCCCGATGTCGAAGTCAGTGCCGATCGATGGGCACGCGGAAAAATCAGCCAGCTTCATGATGCGATGACCGCGGAGGAGCAAGCTCAAGCGGACAAGGCCGTCCAAGAGCGACTCGACAGGATCGTGGCTGCTGAGAACGCCGACGGCAAGGAACTCGCACGATTCGTCAATCGCTTCCCCCGCTTTCCCGCGGCCAGACAGGCACGCGTTGAACTGGCGAATATCCTGCTGGACAAAGGGCTCATCCTGCAGGGGGAAAGCGTCCTCCGCGGCTTGATGAGCGAAGACGTCCCGCCAGAAGAGATGGGCCCCCTGGTATTCAAGCTGGCAACCGGGCTGAAGAAGTCAGGCCTCGAGAATGAGTCGGCCCAGTGGTTCCAAGAAATCTCTAGCAATTACAGCAACGTCGCCGTCGACGGCAAGCGAACCGGTCGCCAGGTAGCCGCTCTCGAGCAGTGGAATCCCGTCGCCGCGGCGATCGTCCGCGAGAAGAGCATCTGGCCCTATTCCGCGGCAACCGCGGAAGTCGAGCAGCATCCCAGCCAAGGCTTTAGTCGTGTCGACTATCCGATCCGCCTGAAAGAAGCCAACAAGATCGCACCGACCGACTATTCGCTTCTGCTCGATAGCGACGCCAACCTGGTGATCGTTCGCGACTCGTTCGGCAGCCCGATCGTGCGGATTCCATTTACGACGCAGAGCGGCCGCAAGCTGTATCAGCCTCAAATCGGTGCGCTGCACGCCCAGCAGTTCGGGCACCTTTTGATCATGTCGCTCGGTAGCGAACTTCAGGCATTCAACATGATGCCCAACCTTCCGAGCGAAGACTCGTCACGGCTGATCTGGAGTACTGACCTGCAAAACGGCGTGGCCGGATCGAACCGCCGCACCCGTGAGTTCGACGTCTACACCAAGAAGTCGAACCCGTTTGCCGAGATGCAGCGCACAGCCCGCGACGTCACGACGCACAAACCGATCGGCCAGTTTGCCGGCAACCACGAATTGATCTGCTACCAGATCGGCTCGCGCATCATCTGCCGCGATCCGATCTCCGGTGGCATCTACTGGGAACGGGACGGAGCCGATCTCGGGTGCGAACTGGTCGTCACGGAAAAGCATGTCATTGCCATCCCGGAAGACGAAGATCACGAGCGGGGCGAGCTTGGCGCGACCGTCAAAGCCCTGGTTCTGTCGGCCGACAATGGCGAACTGCTCAATACGGTTGAGCTTCCCAGCTCCGATCGAATCTGGACGGTTCGCGAGGGTGTGGTCGTCTCGTGGCATACCAAGGAGATGGATCAGTCGCCGAGCCTATCAGGCTACGACGCCGCCACCGGCAAGCTTCTGTGGACCAAAAGCTACGAAGCCACCAGCGTAACCAAGGGAGTTCTCTTGCGCCGAAAACCATGGCTGGCGACCCTCGATAAATTCGGCCAGTTGCAAATCGTCAACATCCCCGATGGCAAGATCGTTCACCAGAAGACTCTTCCACGCGATGGTGAAGCAATTCAGCTGAAGGTGGTCGAGTCGGATGATCAGTTCCTGTTGGCGGTCTACCGCGACATCAACCCGCGGCCGCATTTCCGCAGTATCCCTTACGACAACAGCGAAACGCTTTTGCGAGGAGAAATTTATGCCATCAACACCGACTCGGGCGAAATGGTTTGGGAAAGCCCGGCCCTGGTGCACGATAACTACCTGCTAGAGGACTTCCAATCGAGCGGCTTGCCGGTGATCGCGTTGGTGGCTCGGCTGCATCGCCCGGATGCCCGGACGCCCCAGATGAATTCGGCACTGGAAGTCTTGCTGCTGGATAAGCGGGACGGACGTCTCCTTTTCCGAAGGGAATTTAGCGAATTGAGCGTTACTTTTTCCTTGTCAGGCGATCCGAGCGACAAGAGCATCCAGCTTCAACTGGCGGCCCTGGAAGTAAAATTGAAATTTGACCCAGACCAACCTCCTGTTCCGGCCCCACCGGCAGCTACCGAAATCGACTTTTCCTACCCCCCATCGTCAGCAAAGGCATCGCCCTAG
- a CDS encoding HU family DNA-binding protein yields MAKKAAAATVKKPLTKTQLLTNIAESTGIAKKDVSAVMDALSSEIGKALGRSGAGAIAIPGIVKIEKKKVPARPAKKGVPNPFKPGELMDVPAKPASTKVKVRPLKNLKEMV; encoded by the coding sequence ATGGCAAAGAAAGCTGCAGCTGCAACCGTCAAGAAACCCCTCACCAAGACCCAACTGCTGACCAACATCGCAGAATCGACGGGCATTGCGAAGAAGGACGTCAGTGCGGTCATGGACGCGCTGTCCTCGGAAATCGGCAAGGCCTTGGGTCGTAGCGGTGCTGGCGCTATCGCCATCCCTGGCATCGTGAAGATCGAAAAGAAGAAGGTCCCGGCTCGTCCGGCCAAGAAGGGTGTGCCGAATCCTTTCAAGCCAGGTGAACTGATGGACGTTCCGGCCAAGCCGGCCTCGACCAAGGTCAAGGTTCGTCCTCTCAAGAACCTCAAGGAAATGGTCTAA
- a CDS encoding prenyltransferase/squalene oxidase repeat-containing protein, translating into MRNSSQEQNNHQMSQPAKPTRSVFVCCFVALGLVVSAVQHVHALTPESPEVQKVVKAANAYLASSGTHNRVGGKSVIALALMKSGTPKDHPKIRNAIEACKKFAEKVPEYKHDVVYDAGLALIFLCELDPYEYNREIQNLVAFFIKNQRPHGGFGYAERDTGDNSMTQYAALGLWLAHENRFEVPLEHVAGLTNFIMSVQDPSGGFGYQGNISPRGKPRVKQSDVRPSLSTAGLCSLYVSADALDLSNRRNKAGDALPAEFVEVTQDPRSETMRRARALVDRQALQSVKELGNQWMEQNAKVDGTRWPFYFLYAMERFKAFQELDQGRPDPNPQWYTAGYEFVKKKQGKDGSVEANDEGMAVGTAFAVLFLVRGTQETIKKHVKTFDNGLLAGGRGLPDDLAEAELRDGKVINVKEVPETDRFLELLKSDDGALDNLVDMDITFDLNLTGVEREIALQAVRGKLRRGSYAARRMAIRTIRDTKDFDSVPYLIFALSDPDPRIAVEARDTLRFISRKIDGFQLPANPTPPERELAIKKWKDWYRSLRPDARFIEP; encoded by the coding sequence ATGCGCAACTCTTCTCAGGAACAGAACAACCATCAGATGTCTCAGCCAGCGAAACCAACGCGGTCGGTATTCGTGTGCTGCTTCGTAGCTTTAGGGCTCGTTGTGAGTGCGGTTCAGCATGTCCATGCACTGACACCGGAATCACCGGAAGTCCAAAAGGTGGTCAAAGCGGCTAATGCGTACCTTGCTTCCTCCGGAACACATAACCGGGTCGGAGGAAAGTCTGTCATTGCCCTGGCCCTCATGAAGTCTGGCACGCCAAAAGATCATCCCAAGATCCGCAATGCGATCGAAGCGTGTAAGAAGTTCGCCGAGAAGGTACCCGAATACAAACACGACGTCGTCTACGATGCCGGTCTGGCACTCATATTTCTCTGCGAGTTAGATCCATACGAGTACAACCGAGAGATTCAAAATCTTGTTGCCTTCTTCATCAAGAACCAACGCCCCCATGGTGGATTTGGCTATGCCGAGCGGGATACAGGCGATAACTCGATGACGCAGTATGCGGCGCTTGGGCTCTGGCTGGCCCACGAAAACCGCTTTGAAGTTCCTCTGGAACACGTTGCTGGCTTAACCAACTTCATCATGTCCGTACAAGACCCGTCGGGCGGATTTGGGTATCAGGGAAATATTTCGCCACGAGGAAAGCCCCGCGTCAAACAAAGCGACGTGCGGCCTAGTCTGTCGACGGCTGGGCTTTGTTCCTTGTACGTCTCCGCCGACGCGCTCGATCTGAGTAACCGTCGTAACAAAGCGGGGGATGCCCTTCCAGCGGAGTTCGTCGAGGTCACCCAGGACCCACGCAGTGAGACGATGAGAAGAGCGAGAGCACTTGTCGATCGCCAGGCGCTTCAGTCGGTGAAAGAACTCGGCAATCAATGGATGGAGCAGAACGCGAAGGTCGACGGCACACGTTGGCCGTTTTATTTCCTGTACGCGATGGAACGGTTCAAGGCCTTTCAGGAACTAGACCAGGGACGGCCCGACCCCAACCCGCAATGGTACACCGCCGGGTACGAGTTCGTTAAGAAGAAGCAAGGCAAAGACGGCAGTGTCGAAGCCAACGATGAAGGGATGGCAGTGGGTACCGCGTTTGCCGTCTTGTTCCTCGTCCGTGGAACGCAGGAGACGATCAAGAAGCATGTCAAAACCTTTGACAACGGCCTGTTGGCCGGCGGCCGGGGGCTGCCAGACGATTTAGCCGAGGCTGAACTTCGCGACGGCAAAGTCATCAACGTAAAGGAAGTTCCGGAGACGGATCGGTTTCTAGAGCTTCTCAAGTCCGACGACGGCGCACTTGACAATCTGGTCGATATGGACATCACGTTCGATCTGAATTTAACCGGTGTTGAGCGTGAAATCGCGCTGCAGGCCGTAAGAGGAAAGCTTCGCCGAGGGAGTTATGCGGCGCGGCGGATGGCCATTCGTACCATTCGTGACACGAAGGATTTCGACAGCGTGCCGTATCTCATCTTCGCGCTGTCCGACCCGGATCCCCGTATTGCGGTCGAGGCCCGCGACACGTTGCGATTCATCAGTCGCAAGATTGATGGCTTCCAATTGCCGGCAAATCCAACTCCGCCCGAGCGCGAGTTGGCCATCAAGAAGTGGAAAGACTGGTATCGCTCGCTCCGGCCTGATGCCCGGTTTATCGAACCCTAG